The region CGCGTAGTCCGCGACCCCGAGAATCAAAAGTTGTGCTCCCCAGTCACGACCGAGCTGCGTCGCCGCACCATCGTTCCCGTTCATTGCCGCGGTCACCAGATTCTGTGCCGCTTCGTCGATGGCCAGAGCCGGATCAATAACCGGGAATCCGGCCTCCCGCAGGAAGCTCGTCATCTCCCGCGACGAAACCTTCCCCCGGCCGTCCTCCTGAATGAAAACCATAGCCCGGGGCAACTCACCCTCAAACGAGATGGCTTGGGCCGCGACGTCCACGGGTTGAGCCAAGAAGGCCAGCGCCAACGCCAACGTCGGCAGAATCACCACAACTTTCAGAGTATTGATACGCATTATTCACCGCCTCCCAGTCGAACCAAGGCACGCTCGGCATCGATGTATCCCGGGTAAAGCTCAAGCGCAGCATTGTACTGCTCCACTGCTTGGGCCGTCTCACCCTTGTCCTCATAGTCCACCGCCCGACTGAACGCGATGATCGCCGGGACCGGGATCCTGGCAACTCCAGGTCTATTGGACGGTGCAACGAGTTCGAGCTCGCTACTGAATTCATCGGCGATACTCACGAGGACTGAGAGCAGCTCGCTCGTCTGATCCATCTTCTTGAGTACAGATATGATCTCTGACGTTTCGACATCGACTGCCCGGATATCGATTCGCAGGTTGTTCGCAATGCTTGCGACCTGCCCATAGAACATGTACTGGGCTCCCAGCAGCTTGCCGATCTCAACAGCGCTGCTCTCGTCAACCCGGCCGGACAGCGCCAGTCGCTGCTCCTGCAGGAGGTCATTGAGCGCCTGGCGTTCCACAACCACGATCCCTTCACGGCCACTGAACTCTGTCACGAGCATGGCGGACACCGCCTTGCCTAG is a window of Longimicrobiales bacterium DNA encoding:
- a CDS encoding CsgG/HfaB family protein, which codes for MRTYKTVLVAVIAIAALSVQDASAQDPAIPTIAVMDFNGFMLGDGGSSVNLGKAVSAMLVTEFSGREGIVVVERQALNDLLQEQRLALSGRVDESSAVEIGKLLGAQYMFYGQVASIANNLRIDIRAVDVETSEIISVLKKMDQTSELLSVLVSIADEFSSELELVAPSNRPGVARIPVPAIIAFSRAVDYEDKGETAQAVEQYNAALELYPGYIDAERALVRLGGGE